From the Sporichthyaceae bacterium genome, the window CAGCGGTTCGGCGTACAACAGCCGCTCCGGCAGCGGCTCGGGCACCAGGAAGCGGCCCACCGGCCCCTTGCCCAACGGACCCTGTTGCCACGACAGACCCACCGCCGTCTCCCTTCGTCGCGGCGGAGAGTACCCAGCCGCGCGGGCCACGACGCAGTGATCACATTACGAAGCGCTAACTGCGATGGCGGTTGTGGATTCAGGCGTGCCGGGCGGGCATTCCGAGTAGCACCCCGGGCATCGGCTCGGCGGGGCCGGCCTGCGCGGCCTGCCACGCATCCCCACCGCGGGTGCGGCGCGGGGCCGACACCGGCCCGTCGGCGACCAGGTGGTGCGGGGCGGCGTAGGTGACGGTGGCGGTGACCACATCTCCCGGGCGGGGGTCCGGGGCGTCGCGGTTGGGCGCGAAGTGCACCAGACGGTTGTCCCGGGCGCGACCGGACAGCCGCCGGGTGGCGTTGTCCTTGCGGCCCTCGCCGGTGGCCACGAGCACCTCGACCTCGCGGCCGACCTGCTTCTTCGCCTCGGCCCAGGAGATCTCCTCGAGCAACGCGACCAGTCGTCCGTATCGCTCGGTGACCACCTCGGCCGGGATCTGGTCGGGCAGGTCCGCGGCGGGTGTGCCCGGCCGCTTGGAGTACTGGAAGGTGAACGCCGAGGCGAACCGGGCCGCGGACACCACGTCCAGCGTGGCCGCGAAGTCCGCCTCGGTCTCGCCGGGGAAGCCGACGATGATGTCGGTGGTGATCGCCGCGTCCGGCATGGCCGCGCGCACCCGGTCGATGATGCCCAGGTACTTGTCCGCCCGGTACGAGCGCCGCATGGCGCGCAGCATCGCGTCCGAGCCGGACTGCAACGGCATGTGCAGTTGCGGCATCACGTTGGGCGTCGCCGCCATCGCCTCGATGACATCGTCGGTGAAGAACGCCGGATGCGGCGAGGTGAACCGGACCCGCTCCAGACCCTCGATCTCCCCGCAAGCGCGCAGCAGCCTTCCGAACCCGTGCCGGTCGCCGAACTCCACGCCGTAGGAGTTCACGTTCTGCCCGAGCAGGGTCACCTCGAGTACGCCCTCGGCGACCAGCGCCTCGATCTCGGCGAGGATGTCGCCGGGGCGCCGGTCCTTCTCGGTGCCGCGCAGCGACGGGACGATGCAGAACGTGCAGGTGTTGTTGCAGCCGACCGAGATCGCCACCCAGGCCGCGTAGGCGCTGTCCCGACGCGTCGGCAAGGTCGAGGGGAA encodes:
- the miaB gene encoding tRNA (N6-isopentenyl adenosine(37)-C2)-methylthiotransferase MiaB encodes the protein MPRSAYTAPPGHSSSGGSSRTYQVRTYGCQMNVHDSERLAGSLEAAGYARAAEGSVADVVVFNTCAVRENADNRLYGNLGHVASVKAAHPGMQIAVGGCLAQKDRAEIVRRAPYVDVVFGTHNVGSLPVLLERARVAAEAQVEILESLEVFPSTLPTRRDSAYAAWVAISVGCNNTCTFCIVPSLRGTEKDRRPGDILAEIEALVAEGVLEVTLLGQNVNSYGVEFGDRHGFGRLLRACGEIEGLERVRFTSPHPAFFTDDVIEAMAATPNVMPQLHMPLQSGSDAMLRAMRRSYRADKYLGIIDRVRAAMPDAAITTDIIVGFPGETEADFAATLDVVSAARFASAFTFQYSKRPGTPAADLPDQIPAEVVTERYGRLVALLEEISWAEAKKQVGREVEVLVATGEGRKDNATRRLSGRARDNRLVHFAPNRDAPDPRPGDVVTATVTYAAPHHLVADGPVSAPRRTRGGDAWQAAQAGPAEPMPGVLLGMPARHA